DNA sequence from the Coffea eugenioides isolate CCC68of chromosome 9, Ceug_1.0, whole genome shotgun sequence genome:
TGTGGATTaaaaatttgtatatttttctaaaaaattgtaTATTTTTCACGGACATTTTTTCAATTACCTTTCtatcttacatatatcaaatcgttacagtacaattttaaacaaaaactCCAAGAATAGCAATTTAAATGAGCTGGTACATGGATGTGTATTTTGCATGATCCACAAGAGCAATCCCACCCTTGaacaaaggggaaaaaaaagagctATTTatcccattttttgaaaaaaaagaaaagaaagaagataacAAGTACTAGTGTAAAGAAGCAAGAAAATACACAAAACTTCTGAAAtcaattttgagaaattaaattcaGTTTTTGGTTTGCACACTAATTTTCTACATGCGTCAGAGATCAAAGAATCTATGCTCAGCCAACAAACAAATGGAAAAGGTCCAAAATGATAAAGTCAAGTTATTCggattctttttgtttttgaatcAAGTTCACCCCTCAAATAAGCCACTTTATTAGTTATTGCACTGTTGTAGTCCAAGACAAGTTTTTGCAAAAGTACCAAATTCAAAAAGGTTGTAGACCgttcaaagttttttttttttttttattttccaggCTTTCTGACCTGAAATCCAATATTTACAATGGTAAAATAATTGGATGGcccaaattaataacaaagtacaagaaaaaaaaaaaggaatgccAAATAAGCTGTCAATATGATCATCCCTTATGTTATGCGTGAAGATGGGTTTATCATGctagttttcttgaaaaagtgtAATTAAATTTAGTAATTATCAAGTGCAAGCAGGTAATAAAATGTAAGAGAGTGTattaaaatgataaataaagTCTATATCATGTAGCTTAATGGGCACCATTTCGGAAATATAATAATAACGACgagttaattttatataaacTGACACTGTATATACTATCACAATTGAATACATGACACATAAGTAAAACTTAAATTCttaattcaacttttgcacgtATCTCATGTATTTAacgataatatatatatatatatacttacaatatatataaaattaatccatacatatacaaaaaaaaaatgtaactaTCAAGTCCAATATTATCCAGTTGTTTTGACCTTTAAACAatgggggaaaagaaaagaatggaaaTGCATGGTCCAAATTAATCTATCAACATCATAATTCATTAGTTACACCCAAGTCCCAAGCATGCAGCTTTTAAATCCCACTCACAATAAAGGGCAAAAAAATAATATCACTGGAAATGTAACTGTCACTGCAGCAATTTAGTACTAATCAACATTTACAAATACATCAATTAAAAGTGCCATTTTCATATCcactaattattattattagttctTAAGTGCCAAAGGCAATTGTGACGCGGACGCTGACGTAGACACAGACCTGTCCTTTGACTCTTTTGACCTTTGCACCTCCAGCTGTGGCCGCTGCTTTCTGTACCGCAGAATAAACAGGAAAGCCGAAACCACCAGCAAAACGACGCCGCCCAGCCCGCAGACCAGGCTGCTTATGAGTAATATTTCCCtcacgtgatttttgtgaatgTCACGTGACCTCTTCTTTTCTCTGTTTCTCCACCACGCCGCCGCCGCCGGATCGGAACCAGGAGAAAAGCCTCCAGCGGAGCCGGCGCCGGTGGTTAAGTTCTTGGCCTCGGGTAACGACACCCTTTTTCCGTTGTTAAAGAAGGAGAGCATTTCCGGGTCGGTTTCTTTGGTCGGCTCTGCCGTGTCTTGGTATGATAAGCCGTGGTCTGATGGCCGGAGATATCTGCCGTCCGATTGCATGACGAGAAGAGAGAGTGTTAAGTTGAGTGCTAGGAAGCAAATGACTGGGTAGACGACGTAGTTTTGGCAGCCACGATCCATTTCTGTGTGTTGTGATTTGAGAGAGGGAGGTGTGAGAGTTTATGAAGATGATGAAGTGTTTTTCACTCATTCTCACTTTGTACTTCCACTTATATATATGTGTTGTAAAAAGATTAGAATAGGGAAagtaaaataagcaaataaattgaTGTTTTATATAAATAGCTTTTTTGCCATAAAGGGTAGTCTACGTGGGCTCCATTTGATTTGCATTTTCTTGAAGACATTTTGGATTGAAAATTATGTAGAAATAtttttttgtgatataatgATATAAGATGgaaaaataactaaaaagtTACAAAAATGGCCTAAAATCGTGTTTAAGAAATAATATAGTAAATTCTTAATGTGCAAATAAAAATAGGTAGTGTGTGTGGATAGGAAATTATTTcggataattttttgaaaaaaaaaaattgtagcacttttttgatgTAATGTATATAAGATGAAAATTTGATTGGAAAATATGTTAATGATACAAACAAATTAATGTGTGTAAATAatatgcaatccaaacaatttTTCGATAAATCATTTCTAGCAATCCAAGGTTTTTCGGGTGACATTTGTGAGTGATGATTATTTGGACTTTTatgaaataaaatttaatttgttTTGTTCTTATAGCATCTTTGTACATTTTTCAAGTTTGTGtcaaattttgagaagtttCAAAGTGTGTTATTTCCTTTTTGACAGAATATTTCTTTTATGGTCATTTatgtcccaaaaaaaaaaagagaaagaggtGGTTGATagtctttatttttctttttgaccaaaaatttatATGTATGCAGCAAAAGATAAGGAACTACATGCTCTTTTCAAGATTTAGGTTAGACAAAAATCTTTTATGGATAAAGGTTTGTCTAATGGAGGTTGACCGGCAATTGCCAGCATGAGTTTCAATTTaattaccaaaaaagaaaatacaTATTTACACTTTTTACATTCAttacatttaaattttcttgatttgatttttacttttctaaaatattaatatttagACACCCTCTTGATCTATATTTAAGGGACACTCTCTTAACAAACCTCATAAACAAAGTATTAATGCTTATTAATCATATTTTCagtttttaatctttttttttttgtaatttttataATGCATTTTAAAGATGGATTATACACTGCCGAGCTTAACACATCGCTAGAGGAGGAAGCTGGCTGACTACGTGAGTTCCTTATGTTGATAAGAAATTGAATTTTCTAAATTCTTTCTTTGTTAATTCTAAAAATATtgtctactttttttttaaatatatacttATTGTTTTCAAACTTTCTTTGAATCAATACATAAACTTCCTAGCTTTTGTATTCACTTCCTCGCTTAAAGAATTACTATCAATTTCCAAGTTTTCTACCCTTTTTTATAGGACAAGCCCATCATCATTCAACATAGCAATATCACTAAACCGACAAGTGTTACTTTCTGGTTAACCCATCTAATCACTGCAATTATATCGaactttttctgttttttcttgCGTACTTTGTCTTCAACATATTTGCAAACTATAAATGATTGAGACCCACTATGGACACAaccaatttccatttttttttggtttttggtaaaaaaatttggatggtCCAGTACCAATCATCTCATGAATCATATATGTTCTCGAGACCATTGATTATTTATCAAAACTCGTACAAATCGTTCGCTTACACAATTTTCATATCAACAACGACAGTCAAATGCACGGTCTTTTTATATGAAGAAGTGATCGATTCTTATACTCTCTCCGTCCCATATATTTAGTCATGTTTGGACATATATGTTTTTTATGCATAATACACtccactaaaatttttttccttttattccACTTTTACCCATAATCATGTGTTGATAAAagtaaaaagtagaaaataatcACATCATATTTGTTTTTATGCATCATTAATGAAGGTTATAagagaaattttaaaatataaagtaattaaaaatattaaatataataaatattttcgaacaatcaaaaaagaaaaatatgacaCTTTCAACGGGGCGGGAGAATAACAACTAAGACTTGTGTTGGCATCTATCGGTTTCATGATTGcgaataaataatcaaaccatGATAGATAACGCGTGAAATCTTGTCGGGGACAATAAAGGGCCTTATAGGACGGGAATTACATTAGTTGGTCGTTGGTCAGATCCACCGCGCCATTTATTTGTCCTTTTAACACTTGACAAAGGTAGAAGACAGCGATTTGGCAGAGTTAGCACATTAGGTTGTTATGAGTCATGACTTGCCaatccaaaaataaaataattctcAAATTTAACCCTTTTTTTCTAAGCAATAGAGAAATCGTCAAAAGCAATTTAAGATAAATTGAACTTCAACAGGGAGGACAAAGGGTCATATCTCCTTGTCTTTGAAATTGGGGTATAGTTCCAAGTtgacgaatttttttttttttacaagatTTAATGTAAATTTTTATAAGTCATTGGTTGTCATATTACTAAATTGGTGTATAGTGCTTAGTTAAAGTAAGCAAGCCAGTCATACAAGCCAGTGAACTAGGCAACCAACTTGCTCCAATCATAAATTAACAAAACTAATAAATCAAATAACGGTCAGtagtaaaaagtcaaaatcaaactaataaatgaataaatttaTGCTTTCATtactttttttccccctccaaatataaaaaagaagaaactaaaataaaaatagataagtAAGAAGTAGAAAATACCATTATGGATTTGGTTTAAAAACAGAGAATGATGTTTGTAGTAAAAAAAACTTGatattctttcttatttatttgttttatatttcccttgcatcttttttgtttcatacttatttatttttatttccctTTCATCTCTTCtgtttttggtaaaaattaaGATTTTGTAGGCCAAAATCTAAGTTTTCAAAATCATCTCTTCTcttcagagagagagagagagaaggaaaaaagaaaaaagaaaaaatagtgAAAGGGTAGTATTTGACATTGATCACTGCTCTAGTTTAACAAGCTTGGCTGTGAATTTCTTGTGTGATAACTAATTAGCTCAAGCGTGAATTTAATAGCTTATTTCCTCGACAATTTCAGAAAACGATACTGATCTCCCGCATAGAGCATGTAACATCAAGCAAATGacaaatttttttgtttcaaacGCTCCTTAATTGACGTAATATTTGACAATTTATCGTGTTAGCTCCTCAAagaatttattatttatttcctGAATAATTCCGATTTCAGTTTTGGTTTCTACAAAATTGATCGGAGTTACGAAATATTGACCTCAAAAGATTCAAAACTTTcccaacaaatttttttttttttggttggagGGGAGGGGGGCCGGGGCAAGGTACAATTTCAACAGATTATCTTTCTGCCTTTTTAGATTATTTTGGAGAACTTAAATATG
Encoded proteins:
- the LOC113783182 gene encoding uncharacterized protein LOC113783182; this translates as MDRGCQNYVVYPVICFLALNLTLSLLVMQSDGRYLRPSDHGLSYQDTAEPTKETDPEMLSFFNNGKRVSLPEAKNLTTGAGSAGGFSPGSDPAAAAWWRNREKKRSRDIHKNHVREILLISSLVCGLGGVVLLVVSAFLFILRYRKQRPQLEVQRSKESKDRSVSTSASASQLPLALKN